In Leeia aquatica, a single window of DNA contains:
- a CDS encoding OsmC family protein, with amino-acid sequence MKARVKWVEGKSFLAESGSGHAVLMDGAPEAGGRNLGPRPMEMLLMGAGGCTAFDVVLILERGRHDVRDCVVQLEAERAETDPKVFTRIHMHFVVTGKGLKQDVVKRAIDLSAEKYCSATLMLAKTAEVTHDFEVVEVE; translated from the coding sequence ATGAAGGCTCGGGTTAAATGGGTAGAAGGTAAAAGCTTCCTGGCAGAGAGCGGCAGCGGGCATGCCGTGCTGATGGATGGCGCGCCTGAAGCGGGTGGTCGTAATCTGGGGCCGCGCCCGATGGAAATGCTGCTGATGGGGGCGGGCGGCTGCACCGCGTTCGATGTGGTGCTGATCCTGGAGCGCGGCCGCCACGATGTGCGTGACTGCGTGGTGCAACTGGAAGCCGAGCGCGCCGAGACCGACCCGAAAGTATTCACCCGCATCCACATGCACTTTGTGGTGACTGGCAAAGGGCTGAAGCAGGACGTGGTCAAGCGGGCCATTGACCTGTCCGCCGAAAAATATTGCTCCGCCACGCTGATGCTGGCCAAGACGGCGGAGGTCACTCACGACTTTGAGGTGGTGGAAGTCGAATGA
- the rplM gene encoding 50S ribosomal protein L13 produces the protein MKTYSAKPQDIQRDWFVVDASDLVLGRLAAAIAHRLRGKHKAIYTPHMDTGDFIVVVNADKIRVTGNKAEDKVYYRHSGYPGGIYARTFTEMKNQFPERLIEKAVKGMLPKGPLGYAMLKKLKVYAGENHPHAAQQPKVLEL, from the coding sequence ATGAAAACCTACTCTGCCAAGCCGCAGGACATTCAGCGCGATTGGTTTGTGGTGGACGCCTCCGATCTGGTGCTGGGCCGGCTTGCCGCCGCAATCGCACATCGCCTGCGCGGCAAACACAAAGCCATCTACACCCCGCACATGGACACCGGCGACTTCATCGTCGTTGTGAACGCAGACAAGATCCGCGTGACCGGCAACAAAGCGGAAGACAAAGTGTACTACCGTCACAGCGGCTACCCGGGCGGCATTTATGCCCGTACCTTCACCGAGATGAAGAACCAGTTCCCGGAACGTCTGATCGAGAAGGCCGTTAAAGGCATGCTGCCGAAAGGCCCGCTGGGCTACGCCATGCTGAAGAAGCTGAAGGTGTATGCTGGTGAGAATCACCCGCACGCCGCTCAGCAGCCGAAAGTTCTGGAACTGTAA
- a CDS encoding response regulator, whose translation MRILLVEDNLPLAASIQEALTAARFAVDVVHDGRLADQVLHKPDHALVVLDLGLPRMPGLEVLQRLRQRGNAVPVLILTAQGNVEDRIRGLDAGADDYLAKPFDLNELEARLRALLRRSQGVSSTDHVLGGLVLDSKRRAFRLHDAPLALTPREFAVLEVLTLKAGKTVSKDALLEQICNFDDSLSLEAIDIYIHRLRKKLEGSGVSILTLRGLGYLLETQEPERAQP comes from the coding sequence ATGCGAATCTTGCTGGTTGAAGACAACCTGCCACTGGCGGCCTCCATTCAGGAGGCACTCACCGCGGCCCGCTTTGCGGTGGATGTGGTGCACGATGGCCGACTGGCCGATCAGGTGCTGCACAAGCCGGATCACGCCCTGGTGGTACTGGACCTGGGCTTGCCCCGCATGCCAGGGCTGGAGGTCTTGCAGCGACTGCGGCAGCGCGGTAATGCGGTACCCGTGCTGATCCTGACCGCCCAGGGCAATGTTGAAGACCGGATTCGCGGCCTCGACGCGGGTGCCGACGACTATCTGGCCAAGCCTTTTGATCTCAATGAGCTGGAGGCACGCCTGCGTGCCTTGTTACGCCGTTCACAAGGTGTATCCAGCACCGATCATGTTCTGGGTGGCTTGGTACTGGATAGCAAACGCCGTGCCTTTCGCCTGCATGATGCGCCACTGGCACTGACACCACGAGAATTCGCTGTGTTGGAGGTGCTGACGCTCAAGGCGGGGAAAACCGTGAGTAAAGATGCTTTGCTGGAGCAAATCTGTAATTTTGACGACAGCCTGTCGCTGGAAGCGATTGACATCTACATTCACCGCCTGCGGAAAAAGCTGGAAGGTTCAGGCGTCAGTATCCTGACCTTGCGCGGCTTGGGCTACCTGCTGGAAACCCAGGAGCCAGAGCGTGCCCAGCCTTAG
- a CDS encoding sensor histidine kinase, whose product MPSLSLRSKLLLWLLIPLALILAGNSHMTRQTAQHMANVAYDRTLQASALSIAEGVRVEDGQTTIHIPSAALEMFDYQFQDHVYYAVRGPDQQLLAGYGDLPRPPRAGKMYGLVFYEALYRGERTRFSTLRRALFDLGPDASVEVIVGETMSSREALADQITQDAISSQLWLIGGTVLLVLTGVHFGLKPMMRLRDTLLNRNENELSPLPLDRLPGELRPLVDALNQTMARLTRQRDARKRFVADASHQLRTPLALIQTEIELTLRQSDTEGMRAGVARVHRATRQAIHLANQLLSLSRAEPGYVAQLQFETVDLLPLLREWTADMVPAARRKQQDLGFEGDGPCLIHGNTLLLHELLSNLIDNAIRYTPEQGQITVSVQTEKAAVVLTVCDSGPGIPLAERQRVFERFYRLPDAQAEGCGLGLTIVRECADAHHAQIRLDDATTGGLLVTVRFPLAAA is encoded by the coding sequence GTGCCCAGCCTTAGCCTGCGCAGCAAACTGCTGCTGTGGCTCTTGATCCCTCTGGCCCTGATCCTGGCGGGCAATAGCCATATGACGCGCCAGACGGCACAACACATGGCCAATGTCGCGTACGACCGTACCTTGCAGGCCTCCGCCCTGTCGATTGCTGAAGGGGTGCGGGTTGAAGACGGCCAAACCACCATCCACATCCCCTCTGCCGCACTGGAGATGTTCGACTATCAATTTCAGGATCACGTTTACTATGCCGTGCGTGGCCCGGACCAGCAGTTGCTGGCAGGCTACGGCGATCTACCGCGCCCGCCGCGCGCCGGCAAGATGTATGGTCTGGTCTTCTATGAAGCCCTGTACCGGGGCGAGCGCACCCGTTTCAGCACGCTGCGGCGTGCCCTGTTTGACCTGGGGCCGGACGCCAGCGTGGAGGTCATCGTCGGCGAAACCATGAGTAGCCGCGAAGCCCTGGCAGACCAGATCACTCAGGATGCGATCAGCAGTCAGCTCTGGCTGATTGGCGGCACCGTACTGTTGGTGCTGACAGGCGTGCATTTCGGCCTGAAGCCCATGATGCGGCTGCGTGATACCTTGCTGAACCGCAACGAAAATGAACTCAGCCCGCTGCCACTCGACAGATTACCCGGCGAGCTGCGGCCACTGGTAGATGCACTGAATCAGACCATGGCCCGCCTGACCCGTCAGCGCGATGCGCGCAAGCGCTTTGTGGCGGATGCCTCGCACCAGTTGCGCACCCCGCTGGCACTGATCCAGACCGAAATCGAGCTGACCCTGCGCCAATCCGACACCGAGGGCATGCGCGCTGGGGTAGCTCGCGTGCATCGTGCCACCCGGCAAGCCATACACCTGGCCAACCAGCTACTCTCCCTGTCCCGTGCCGAGCCCGGCTATGTGGCACAGCTGCAGTTCGAGACAGTCGACCTGCTGCCCCTGCTGCGCGAATGGACGGCCGACATGGTGCCTGCCGCTCGTCGCAAACAGCAGGACCTCGGTTTTGAAGGCGATGGCCCTTGCCTGATACACGGCAATACCTTGTTGCTGCACGAACTGTTGAGTAATCTGATCGACAACGCCATTCGTTACACCCCGGAGCAAGGTCAGATTACCGTATCCGTGCAGACCGAGAAGGCCGCGGTTGTTTTGACCGTATGTGACAGCGGCCCCGGCATTCCACTGGCCGAACGGCAGCGGGTATTTGAGCGCTTCTATCGCTTGCCGGATGCCCAGGCGGAGGGCTGCGGGCTCGGCCTGACCATTGTCCGTGAATGCGCCGATGCCCATCACGCCCAGATCCGGCTCGACGATGCCACTACGGGAGGGCTGCTGGTCACGGTACGCTTCCCGTTAGCTGCCGCTTGA
- a CDS encoding VOC family protein, giving the protein MLAGLNHLTLATADLDRSFRFYVTLLGCRPHARWARGAYLSLPGLWLCLSLDPDTRSGVDYTHYAFSVTDFDRAQQCLLEAGVTVWKDNHSEGDSLYFLDPDGHRLEIHSGDLHSRLATCRQQPYADMVFFD; this is encoded by the coding sequence ATGCTTGCCGGACTGAACCACCTGACCCTGGCGACCGCAGATCTGGATCGCAGTTTCCGTTTCTACGTGACCTTGCTAGGCTGCCGACCACATGCCCGCTGGGCACGCGGCGCTTATCTGAGCCTGCCCGGCCTGTGGCTATGCCTGTCACTGGACCCAGACACCCGATCAGGCGTGGACTACACCCATTACGCCTTTTCGGTCACCGACTTTGACCGGGCCCAACAGTGCCTGCTGGAGGCCGGTGTCACCGTCTGGAAAGACAATCACAGCGAGGGTGACTCCCTGTACTTTCTCGACCCGGACGGGCATCGCCTGGAAATCCACAGCGGGGACCTGCACAGCAGACTGGCCACTTGCCGGCAGCAGCCCTATGCCGATATGGTGTTTTTTGACTGA
- a CDS encoding DNA translocase FtsK has translation MTPQLGSLLRESWWLLLVAAAIYLVLILISYDQADPGWSHSAPPAPIHNTGGSFGAWLSDLLLYLFGGSAWWWVLLCLSGILWGYRRLDRDDDTPRYPLWLSLAGFFVTLTGSCGLESLRLYSLKIALPDEPGGMLGAAVSTPLAHTFGFTGATLVLLASIAIGLSLFAGVSWLQFVEGLGHVLEGSLQRITGIWQTHQDRKAGEAAAAERDAMVAEEKRRQQDRAPVEVVVPGERVEPLILNHPTAPAELEPLTTDDDTSVPETEDDVVDELPPWQEEEAEPAPPPRPVRPEPVVEAAPQPRRDAIPAVKIEPSRQAIKEKQAPLFSDLPDSPLPPLSLLAMPPLESETVAASTLEYTSRLIERKLADFGVQVQVVAAYPGPVITRYEIDPASGVKGSQVVNLARDLARALGLAAIRVVETIPGKTYMALELPNPKRQTVRLSEILCASVYGNSTSPLTLAMGKDISGTPVVTDLAKMPHVLVAGTTGSGKSVAINAMLLSLLYKATPQQVRLILVDPKMLEMSVYEGIPHLLAPVVTDMKQAANALNWCVAEMEKRYKLMSHMGVRNLAGFNQKLADMEKRGERPTNPFTLTPDNPEPLEALPMIVVVIDELADLMMVAGKKIEELIARLAQKARAAGIHLILATQRPSVDVITGLIKANIPTRVAFQVSSKIDSRTILDQMGAETLLGMGDMLYLPPGTGYPQRLHGAFVADEEVHHVVDYLKQHGAANYIEGILEGSVGDGGSDNLKGSILEGDSESDPLYDEAVTFVLKSRRASISAVQRQLRIGYNRAARLIEQMEMSGVVSPMESNGNRTVLVPAREE, from the coding sequence ATGACGCCCCAACTTGGCAGCCTGCTGCGTGAATCGTGGTGGCTGCTGCTGGTGGCCGCCGCCATTTATCTGGTACTGATCCTGATCAGCTACGATCAGGCAGACCCCGGCTGGTCGCACAGCGCACCACCCGCTCCGATTCACAACACGGGCGGCAGCTTTGGGGCCTGGCTGTCAGACCTGCTGCTCTACCTGTTTGGCGGATCGGCCTGGTGGTGGGTCTTGCTGTGCCTCTCCGGCATCCTGTGGGGCTACCGGCGGCTGGATCGCGATGATGACACACCCCGCTACCCCTTATGGCTGTCGCTGGCAGGCTTCTTCGTAACACTGACGGGCAGTTGCGGGCTGGAATCACTGCGCCTGTACAGCCTGAAAATCGCGCTACCGGATGAGCCAGGCGGCATGCTCGGCGCCGCGGTCAGTACGCCGCTGGCCCATACCTTTGGCTTTACCGGTGCCACACTCGTCCTGCTGGCCAGCATCGCCATTGGCCTGTCGCTGTTTGCAGGGGTCAGCTGGCTGCAGTTTGTGGAGGGCCTGGGTCATGTACTGGAAGGCAGCCTGCAGCGCATCACCGGCATCTGGCAGACCCATCAGGACCGCAAGGCGGGCGAGGCCGCTGCAGCCGAACGCGATGCGATGGTGGCCGAAGAAAAACGCCGACAGCAAGACCGTGCGCCGGTGGAAGTGGTGGTGCCGGGTGAACGGGTTGAGCCCTTGATCCTCAACCACCCCACGGCCCCTGCCGAGCTGGAGCCCTTGACCACGGATGACGACACCTCCGTGCCGGAAACCGAGGACGATGTGGTTGACGAGCTGCCGCCTTGGCAGGAAGAGGAAGCGGAACCCGCGCCACCCCCACGCCCAGTCCGCCCGGAGCCGGTAGTGGAAGCTGCACCACAGCCGCGCCGCGACGCCATCCCTGCGGTCAAGATCGAGCCGTCACGGCAGGCCATCAAGGAGAAGCAGGCACCGCTGTTCAGCGACCTGCCGGACTCCCCCCTGCCACCGCTCTCGCTGCTGGCCATGCCACCCTTGGAATCCGAGACCGTCGCCGCCAGTACGCTGGAATACACCTCGCGCCTGATCGAGCGCAAGCTGGCCGACTTTGGCGTGCAAGTGCAGGTGGTCGCCGCCTACCCCGGCCCGGTGATTACCCGTTATGAAATCGACCCGGCCAGCGGCGTCAAAGGTTCGCAGGTGGTCAATCTGGCCCGCGACCTGGCGCGGGCGCTGGGGCTTGCCGCCATTCGGGTGGTGGAAACCATCCCCGGCAAGACTTATATGGCGCTGGAGCTGCCCAATCCAAAACGGCAGACGGTCAGGCTGTCGGAGATCCTGTGTGCCAGCGTGTATGGCAACTCGACCTCACCGTTGACCCTGGCGATGGGCAAAGACATTTCCGGTACGCCAGTGGTGACCGATCTGGCCAAGATGCCGCACGTACTGGTGGCGGGGACCACCGGCTCCGGTAAATCCGTGGCCATCAACGCCATGCTGCTCAGCCTGCTGTACAAGGCCACCCCGCAGCAGGTGCGGCTGATTCTGGTCGACCCGAAGATGCTGGAAATGTCGGTCTATGAAGGCATCCCGCATCTGCTGGCCCCGGTGGTGACCGACATGAAACAGGCTGCCAATGCGCTGAACTGGTGCGTGGCGGAGATGGAAAAGCGCTACAAGCTGATGTCGCACATGGGGGTGCGCAATCTGGCGGGCTTCAACCAGAAGCTGGCCGACATGGAAAAGCGTGGCGAACGCCCGACCAACCCGTTTACCCTGACGCCGGACAATCCGGAGCCGCTGGAAGCGCTGCCGATGATCGTGGTGGTGATCGACGAACTGGCCGACCTGATGATGGTGGCGGGCAAGAAGATCGAAGAGTTGATTGCCCGGCTGGCGCAAAAAGCCCGTGCGGCAGGCATTCACCTGATCCTGGCCACCCAGCGGCCGTCGGTGGACGTGATTACCGGTCTGATCAAGGCCAATATTCCGACCCGCGTGGCGTTCCAGGTCTCCAGCAAGATCGACTCACGCACCATTCTGGACCAGATGGGGGCGGAAACCCTGCTCGGCATGGGCGACATGCTCTACCTGCCACCCGGCACCGGCTACCCGCAGCGCCTGCACGGTGCGTTTGTGGCCGATGAGGAAGTGCACCATGTGGTGGACTACCTCAAGCAGCACGGTGCCGCCAATTATATTGAAGGCATTCTGGAAGGCAGTGTCGGCGACGGCGGCAGTGACAACCTGAAGGGCAGCATTCTGGAAGGCGACAGCGAAAGCGACCCGCTATACGACGAAGCGGTTACCTTTGTGCTGAAGTCTCGCCGCGCCTCCATTTCGGCCGTGCAACGGCAACTGCGCATCGGCTACAACCGTGCTGCTCGTCTGATCGAGCAAATGGAAATGTCCGGGGTGGTGAGCCCGATGGAAAGCAATGGCAACCGCACCGTGCTGGTCCCGGCACGTGAGGAGTAA
- a CDS encoding ABC transporter substrate-binding protein, protein MLNRRRLLTTALTLAFAAAPLQLLQAAVPAGYPASYQSVIDAATKEGKVVVYATTDAALAQPLIQSFQQLYPGIKVEYNDLNSTELYNRFISETAAGAGSADVLWSSAMDLQVKLANDGYALRYTSPDAKKLPDWAHWRDEVYGTTYEPIAFVYNRKLVSAGEVPKTHADFAALMNNPKFKGKVTSYDPEKSGVGFLLASQDSKANPSFWNLAKALGGADVKLQTSVGAMMERISSGENLIGYNLLGSYAMTRAKKDANIGYVLPTDYTLVISRLALIGKASKNPNAAKLWLDFLISTRGQSLLAASDLYAVRTDMEGNSTGTYLGRVLGGAMKPIPVGAGLLTYLDQSMRLQYLKQWKAALARN, encoded by the coding sequence ATGCTGAACCGCCGTCGCTTGCTGACAACCGCCCTGACCCTGGCCTTTGCCGCCGCGCCGCTGCAGCTGCTGCAGGCCGCCGTTCCTGCCGGTTACCCGGCCAGCTACCAGTCGGTGATTGATGCTGCCACCAAGGAAGGCAAAGTGGTGGTCTATGCCACCACCGATGCGGCGCTGGCTCAACCGCTGATCCAGAGCTTTCAGCAGCTCTACCCCGGCATCAAGGTCGAATACAACGATCTGAATTCCACCGAACTGTATAACCGTTTCATCTCGGAAACCGCCGCTGGAGCGGGCTCGGCTGACGTGCTGTGGTCTTCTGCCATGGACCTGCAGGTCAAGCTGGCCAACGATGGTTATGCGCTGCGCTATACCTCCCCGGATGCCAAGAAACTGCCGGATTGGGCCCATTGGCGCGATGAAGTGTACGGCACCACCTATGAGCCGATTGCGTTTGTGTATAACCGCAAGCTGGTGTCCGCAGGCGAAGTACCGAAAACCCATGCGGATTTTGCCGCCCTGATGAACAACCCGAAGTTCAAGGGCAAGGTCACCAGCTATGACCCGGAAAAGTCCGGGGTGGGTTTCCTGCTGGCCAGTCAGGACAGCAAGGCCAACCCGTCCTTCTGGAATCTGGCCAAAGCGCTGGGTGGCGCAGACGTCAAGCTGCAGACCAGCGTAGGCGCCATGATGGAGCGCATCTCCTCCGGTGAAAACCTGATTGGCTACAACCTGCTGGGCTCCTACGCGATGACGCGTGCCAAGAAGGACGCCAACATTGGCTATGTACTGCCGACCGACTATACCTTGGTGATCTCTCGCCTGGCGCTGATTGGCAAGGCCTCCAAAAATCCGAACGCCGCCAAGCTGTGGCTGGACTTCCTGATCTCGACCCGTGGTCAGAGCCTGCTGGCAGCCAGCGACCTGTATGCCGTGCGGACGGACATGGAAGGCAATTCCACCGGTACCTATCTGGGCCGGGTGCTGGGCGGCGCGATGAAGCCGATCCCGGTGGGCGCAGGGCTGCTGACCTATCTGGACCAGTCCATGCGTCTGCAATACCTCAAGCAGTGGAAAGCCGCGCTGGCCCGCAACTAA
- the rpsI gene encoding 30S ribosomal protein S9 has protein sequence MIGKYNYGTGRRKSAVARVFLASGTGKIEVNGKPVDLFFSRETGRMVVRQPLELTNHLSTFDISVNVQGGGETGQAGAVRHGITRALIEYDPSLKPALSAAGFVTRDAREVERKKVGLHKARRRKQFSKR, from the coding sequence ATGATCGGTAAATACAACTACGGCACGGGTCGTCGCAAGAGCGCGGTAGCACGCGTGTTCCTGGCGTCTGGCACCGGCAAGATCGAAGTCAACGGCAAGCCGGTTGACCTGTTCTTCTCCCGCGAAACCGGCCGCATGGTCGTGCGTCAACCGCTGGAACTGACCAACCACCTGTCCACGTTCGACATCAGTGTCAACGTGCAAGGCGGCGGTGAAACCGGCCAGGCTGGCGCAGTTCGCCACGGCATCACCCGCGCACTGATCGAATACGATCCGTCGCTGAAGCCGGCCCTGTCGGCCGCAGGCTTCGTGACCCGCGATGCACGTGAAGTGGAACGCAAGAAGGTCGGTCTGCACAAGGCCCGTCGTCGCAAGCAGTTCTCCAAGCGTTAA
- a CDS encoding ABC transporter ATP-binding protein: MNQRDAAARQSAAKLEVRDLRLAYGDNPILKGVSFGLAAGEVVALLGASGSGKTTLLRAVAGLEQPNHGQILLDGNKALFDAAKGIELPAEKRDLGLVFQSYALWPHRTVQENVAYGLKLRGIDKGESAERVQQALDNLNLGHLGQRYPHQLSGGQQQRVAIARALVYNPPVILLDEPLSNLDAALRLEARAWLRELIIRLKLSALVVTHDQSEAMAMADRILLLKDGKIEQAGTPQELYGQPRSLYAADFMGSNNRLVGQVVQMEGGLVRVEGEGWSLWGDPRTPVKVGDPVTALIRLERVRPVSGAGDNRLAVKPVTGMYLGDRWELLCESGALRLRAFGEENWQVGHDHLELPSRHVWVFAGQG; encoded by the coding sequence ATGAATCAACGTGATGCGGCAGCCCGGCAATCGGCTGCCAAGCTGGAAGTGCGGGACCTGCGTTTGGCCTATGGCGATAACCCGATCCTGAAAGGCGTGTCTTTCGGGCTGGCTGCAGGTGAAGTGGTGGCGCTGCTGGGAGCCTCCGGCTCGGGCAAAACCACCTTGCTGCGTGCTGTGGCGGGGCTGGAGCAGCCCAACCATGGGCAGATCCTGCTGGATGGCAACAAGGCGCTGTTTGATGCGGCCAAAGGCATCGAGCTGCCTGCCGAGAAACGGGATCTGGGTTTGGTGTTTCAGAGCTACGCGCTGTGGCCACACCGTACCGTGCAGGAAAATGTGGCCTATGGCCTGAAGCTGCGCGGTATCGACAAGGGGGAATCCGCAGAGCGGGTGCAGCAGGCGCTGGACAATCTGAACCTGGGGCATCTGGGGCAGCGTTACCCGCATCAATTGTCCGGTGGGCAGCAGCAACGGGTAGCGATTGCCCGCGCGCTGGTGTACAACCCGCCAGTGATCCTGCTGGATGAACCGCTATCCAATCTGGATGCCGCCCTGCGGCTGGAAGCGCGAGCCTGGCTGCGGGAGCTGATCATCCGGCTCAAGCTCTCTGCCCTGGTGGTGACGCATGACCAGAGCGAGGCCATGGCCATGGCTGATCGCATCCTGCTGTTGAAGGACGGCAAGATCGAGCAGGCGGGCACACCTCAGGAACTGTATGGTCAACCACGCTCCCTGTATGCCGCCGATTTCATGGGCAGCAACAACCGGTTGGTCGGGCAGGTGGTGCAGATGGAAGGGGGGCTGGTACGGGTAGAGGGGGAGGGCTGGTCACTGTGGGGGGATCCGCGTACGCCCGTCAAAGTGGGAGACCCGGTCACGGCGTTGATCCGGCTGGAGCGGGTGCGCCCGGTGAGTGGCGCGGGTGACAACCGGCTGGCCGTCAAACCGGTGACCGGCATGTATCTGGGCGATCGCTGGGAGCTGCTGTGTGAGTCTGGCGCGCTGCGTCTGCGTGCGTTTGGCGAGGAAAACTGGCAAGTCGGGCATGATCATCTGGAGCTGCCATCCCGCCATGTCTGGGTGTTTGCCGGACAGGGCTGA
- the coq7 gene encoding 2-polyprenyl-3-methyl-6-methoxy-1,4-benzoquinone monooxygenase — MLPKLDQLIVEFDKGVRTLLAPAHSRRPHPDQDIPDCELSDAERKHAARLMRINHCGEVCAQALYQGQALTARDPANQHAFTEAAFEEIEHLAWTERRIHELGGRTSLLNPLWYTGSLAIGITAGLLGDKWNLGFLSETEQQVARHLEEHLQKLPEHDQKSQAILAQMKTDELHHAEQADEHGAAPLPAPVKALMKLSSKVMTRSSYWL, encoded by the coding sequence ATGTTGCCCAAGCTGGATCAGTTGATTGTTGAATTCGACAAAGGCGTACGCACGCTGCTCGCCCCTGCCCATAGCCGTCGCCCCCACCCGGACCAGGACATTCCCGATTGCGAGCTGAGTGACGCTGAGCGCAAGCATGCCGCTCGCCTGATGCGGATCAATCACTGCGGCGAAGTGTGCGCCCAGGCCCTCTATCAGGGTCAGGCCCTCACCGCGCGCGACCCGGCCAATCAGCATGCTTTCACCGAGGCCGCGTTTGAAGAAATCGAGCATCTGGCCTGGACCGAGCGCCGTATTCACGAGCTGGGGGGGCGTACCAGCCTACTCAATCCACTGTGGTACACCGGCTCACTCGCCATCGGCATTACCGCCGGGCTGCTGGGCGACAAATGGAACCTCGGTTTCCTGTCCGAAACCGAACAGCAAGTCGCCCGTCACCTGGAAGAGCACCTGCAAAAACTGCCCGAGCACGATCAAAAAAGCCAGGCCATCCTGGCCCAGATGAAAACCGACGAGCTGCACCACGCCGAGCAGGCTGACGAACATGGCGCCGCGCCACTGCCCGCACCGGTCAAGGCGCTGATGAAGCTGTCGTCCAAGGTGATGACCCGCAGCAGCTACTGGCTGTAG
- a CDS encoding ABC transporter permease yields the protein MNALARLGGTRIAVVLLAALAVFLPIGLVFWQSALSGPFFFPNHEYGWAAYQFIFDDPDFWMAAKNSLMIAVGMIVIALPLGAALAFLLSRTDLPGRRWIEVLVLIPVFVSPFVLGFGYVVATGPVGFYSLMWQSWFGSVPWNIYSLPSIAIIAGLTHVPHVYLYSSAALKNLGSDVEEAARVTGAGPLRVARSISLPMVAPSLLYSGVLVFFLGFEIFGLPLILGDPEGHLVLATYLYKLTNKLGLPSYHLMAAVAVCIIAVTFPLVLLQRHLLKTANRYIAVKGKATRQRLMPLGRWRWMALALVGGWLFVTVVVPLSGITLRAFVTNWGLGVQWSEAFTLQHFRDLAEQPGVIRAIFNTILIGVIGGGLAVACYTALGLVAHRRSDILTRCIDYMVLIPRAVPGLLAGLAFLWVFLFIPGLKELRSSLFSVWLAYAVVWLAYGMRLVSSALLQVAPELEESARTLGASRTRVNLEITLPLIRFGLLASWLLVFMIFEREYSTGVYLLTPGTEVIGSMLVSQWAAGAVDLVAVLSLTNVLLVGTGIAIALKLGVKLHD from the coding sequence ATGAATGCCCTTGCTCGCTTGGGCGGGACCCGTATTGCCGTCGTTTTGCTGGCGGCACTGGCGGTGTTCCTGCCTATCGGTCTGGTTTTCTGGCAGAGTGCCTTGTCCGGACCGTTCTTCTTTCCCAACCATGAGTATGGCTGGGCCGCATACCAGTTCATCTTCGATGACCCAGACTTCTGGATGGCGGCCAAAAATTCGCTGATGATTGCGGTCGGCATGATCGTTATCGCCTTGCCACTGGGCGCTGCCCTGGCTTTCCTGCTTAGCCGTACAGACCTGCCGGGCCGCCGCTGGATCGAGGTGCTGGTGCTGATACCGGTGTTCGTGTCCCCCTTCGTGCTGGGGTTTGGCTATGTGGTGGCAACCGGACCCGTGGGTTTCTATTCGCTGATGTGGCAGTCCTGGTTTGGTTCTGTCCCCTGGAACATCTACTCGCTGCCCAGTATTGCCATCATCGCGGGTCTGACCCACGTTCCTCACGTCTACCTCTATTCCAGTGCGGCCCTCAAGAATCTGGGCTCCGATGTGGAAGAGGCCGCGCGGGTGACCGGCGCCGGGCCGCTGCGGGTGGCGCGCAGCATCAGCTTGCCGATGGTGGCGCCCAGCCTGCTGTACAGTGGTGTGCTGGTGTTCTTCCTCGGTTTCGAGATTTTCGGGCTGCCCCTGATTCTGGGTGACCCCGAAGGGCATCTGGTACTGGCCACCTACCTGTACAAGCTGACCAACAAGCTGGGCTTGCCGTCTTACCATCTGATGGCCGCGGTTGCAGTCTGCATCATTGCCGTGACCTTCCCGCTGGTGTTGTTGCAGCGCCATTTGCTGAAAACGGCCAATCGCTACATTGCGGTGAAGGGCAAAGCCACCCGGCAACGCCTGATGCCGCTGGGGCGCTGGCGCTGGATGGCGCTGGCCCTGGTCGGTGGCTGGCTGTTCGTGACGGTGGTGGTGCCGCTGTCCGGTATTACCCTGCGTGCCTTTGTGACCAACTGGGGTCTGGGGGTGCAATGGTCGGAAGCGTTCACCCTGCAGCATTTCCGCGATCTGGCCGAGCAACCGGGGGTGATCCGCGCCATTTTCAATACCATCCTGATCGGCGTCATTGGGGGGGGCTTGGCGGTCGCCTGCTATACCGCGCTGGGGCTGGTGGCGCATCGCCGCAGTGACATCCTGACCCGTTGTATTGACTACATGGTGCTGATCCCGCGCGCGGTACCGGGTTTGCTGGCCGGGCTGGCGTTCCTGTGGGTCTTCCTGTTCATCCCTGGGTTGAAAGAACTGCGCTCCTCCTTGTTCAGTGTCTGGCTGGCGTATGCCGTGGTGTGGCTGGCCTATGGCATGCGGCTGGTATCCAGCGCCTTGCTGCAGGTGGCGCCTGAGCTGGAAGAGAGTGCTCGTACGCTGGGGGCGTCGCGCACCCGGGTAAACCTCGAGATCACCCTGCCACTGATCCGCTTTGGCTTGCTGGCCAGCTGGCTGCTGGTGTTCATGATCTTTGAGCGGGAGTACTCCACCGGGGTGTATCTGCTGACACCGGGTACGGAAGTGATCGGCTCCATGCTGGTATCGCAGTGGGCGGCTGGCGCAGTGGATCTGGTGGCGGTGTTGTCGCTGACCAATGTGCTGCTGGTGGGAACCGGCATCGCCATTGCCCTCAAGTTGGGTGTGAAGCTGCATGACTAG